CCGTCGTCGGCCTCCACGCCGCGCAGCTCGGTCCACAGCGGGGGCATGAGGTCGGCGACGAGCCGGTCGCGCGCGGCGGCCGGGATGTCGGTCATCGCGTCGGGGTCGACGGTGAGCCGGGAGAAGTAGTGGTTCGACAGCTGCGCGGCGCGGAACGGCTTCTCACCGAGCGCGACGACGGCCTCTCGACGCTGGTCGGCGGAGAGGTCGGCGAGGTGGCGCGGCGGCAGGCCGCGCTTGGGCGCGTCGAAGACGAGGGGGAGGGCAGTCATAGCACCTCCAGTGTCCCACGCCCGCGCCGCTACCCCCGACCACGCGCACCGTGTGCCCGAACACGCTGTGCGATCGGGGCGCGGTGAGGGGTGACACAGCGCAAAGCGAGCGGTCGGCGTTGCATCGCGATACGTTCCGATATATCGTCAACATGTCACAACCGGTCGGTACCGACAGCCGGTACCGACAACGGGCACTTCACGACGAGGAGCGGACGATGCGTTTCCACCACGAACACCACGGACACCGGCACGGCTACCTGCACCAGCGCGACCACGGGTTCGGCGACCCCCGCGGCGGCGGGCCCGGGGGCGGCTTCGGGCCGTTCCACCCCGGTCCGCCGGCGCCGCCCGGACCGATGGGGCCGCCCGAACCGCCGGGCTTCTTCGGCCACGGCCGGGGGCGGGGGCGCGGGGGCAGGCAGCGGAAGGGCAACGTGCGCGCCGCCGTGCTCGCCCTGCTCGCCGAACGGCCGATGCACGGCTACGAGATGATCCAGGAGATCGGCCGCCGCACGGACGGCCTCTGGCGGCCCAGCCCCGGGTCGGTCTACCCGACCCTGCAACTGCTGGCCGACGAGGGCCTGGTCGCCTCCACCGAGGAGGCGGGCGGCAAGAAGCTGTTCACGCTGACCGGGTCCGGGCAGGCGGAGGCCGCGAAGCTGGAGGGCGCGCCGCCGTGGCAGCAGGTCAACGACGAGCTGGACCTGAACGCGGCGAAGCTGCGCACGGCGTCCCGCCACCTCGGCGCGGCGATGCAGCAGATGGCCCACGCGGGCACGCGCGAGCAGCAGAACCGCGCCGTCGAGGTCCTCAACGAGGCTCGCCGCAGGCTCTACGCGATCCTGGGCGAGCTCGACGTCGAGGAGGACGACGTGGACGAGGGGTGACCGACTACCAGCGGTCGTGCACCAGCGGGCGGATGAGCGAGTCGTACACGGCGCGCACCTCGTCCTGGGCCGACGGCGACAGGGGCGGGAGGTCCGCGGCGGCCGAGTTGGCGCGAGCCTGCTCAGCGTTGCGGGCCCCCGGGATCACCACGGTCACCCCGGGCTGGTCGACGATCCACCGCAGCGCGAACTGCGCGAGGGTCGCCCCGGCGGGCACGAGGGGCCGCAGCCGCTCCACCGCCTCCAGGCCGACCTCGAACGGCACGCCGGAGAACGTCTCGCCGACGTCGAACGCGTCGCCGTTGCGGTTGTAGTTGCGGTGGTCGTCCTCGCCGAACGTGGTCGAGGCCGTGTACTTGCCGGAGAGCAGGCCGGAGGCGAGCGGCACGCGGGCGATGACCGCCACGCCCGCCTCGGCCGCCGCCGGGAGCACCCGCTCCAGCGGCTTGAGGCGCAGCGCGTTGAGGATGACCTGGACGCTCGCGACGCCCGGCCGGGCGATCGCGGTCAGCGCCTCCTCGACCGTCTCCACGCTCACGCCGTAGGCGGCGATCCGCTCGGCCTCGACCATCTCGTCGAGGGTGTCGAACACCTCGTCGGTGGAGTACACCGGCGTCGGCGGGCAGTGCAGCTGCACGAGGTCCAGGGTGTCCACGCCCAGGTTCGCGCGGGACCGGTCGTTCCAGGCCAGGAAGTTCTCGCGGGAGTAGTTCCCCGGCACCTGCTCGACGCGGCGGCCCATCTTGGTGGCCACGGTGATGCCCGCGTCACCGCGCTCGCGCAGGAACTTGCCGACCAGGGTCTCGCTGCGGCCGTCGCCGTAGACGTCGGCGGTGTCGAAGAAGGTCACCCCGGTGTCCGCGGCGGCGTGCAGCACCGCGAGCGCGTCGGACTCCTCGACCTGCCCCCAGTCCGCGCCGAGCTGCCAGCAGCCCAGACCGATGACGCCGACCTGCCGACCGAACCTGCCCGCGTTCCTGTTCTCCACGCCGCCGATCCTATGTGAACGTTCTCAGGGCAGCACGAGACCGGTGGGCTTGCGCCGCACGTGCAGCCGGTAGCCGACCTCGAACGACAGGCCGGGCGTCTCGGCGAGGGCGCGTTCGGCGACGGCGGCGGAGAACTCGATCCGCAGCACCGCCTCCAGGTCCTCGCGCCGCTCGAACCGCCACAGCGCGCGCACCCGGCGCAGCGAGAAGCCCTGCTCGGCGAAGAACCGCTCCACCTCGACGGGGTCGTAGCGGGGTTCGTCGGCGCACAGCCACGGCCCGTAGGGCGGGGCGAGGCCGTCGAGGTCCACGACCGCGAGCGCGCCACCCGGCCGCAGCACCCGGTCGGCCTCCCGGATGCCCGGCTCGCAGCCGGGGCCGAAGAAGTACGCGGTGCGCGCGTGCACCAGGTCCGCGGTCGCGTCGCGCAGCGGCAGCCGCTGGGCCGGGCCGGCCAGCACGGACGCGCCCGGCACGTCGGCGACCCGTGCGCGGGCACGGCGCACCAGCGGCGGGTGCGGTTCGACCCCGACCACCGACGCGGCGTCGCGGGCGAACACCGGCAGGTGGAAGCCGTCGCCGCAGCCCACGTCGACGACGTCCCGGCCCGCCCAGTCGCACTCCCCGCGCAGCGCGGCCCAGAGGGCGCCGCCCGCGTCCTGCGCGCGGTTCTCGACCTCGTAGACCTCCGGCCAGTGCCAGATGTTGGGGCTCGGCAGCACGTCGGCCGGGCGGACGGCGGCCAGGGCGGCGCGGACTAGTCCCTTCACGGGACGACTCTAGAGCCGTAGCGTGATCCGGACACCGGTGAGCAGGAGGTAAGCGGTGTCGATCGTCCCGAATTCACCCGCTTTGGCCGAATTGCACCACGGTGCGCCGTGCTGGGTGGACCTCGCCACCACCGACCTCCAGGCGAGCATCGACTTCTACACGGGCCTGTTCGGCTGGTACTACGCCGACAGCGCGGGCGGCACGGTCGCCGTCGTGGACGGCCTGCCGGTCGCCGAACTGGTTCCCGCGTCCCAGCCGAGCGCGTGGACGCTGTACCTCGGCTCCCCGCACGCCCGCGCCACCGCCGAGCGGGCGCACGCCCTGGGCGGCACCGTCCTCGGCGAACCGACCGAGGTGTCCACCGTGGTCGTCGACCCGTCCGGCGCGGCGATCGGCTTCCGGCACGTGCCGCCGGACTGGCTGTTCGGCACCAACGGCCACGGCGCGTACGCGTGGGCCGAGCTGAACACGCGCGACGTGCAGGCCGCGGACGCGTTCTTCCACGAGCTGTGCGGCTACGAGATCACCCAGATCGGTGACGGTCAGGCAGTGGACTACACGCTGTGGGCGATCGAGGGCGAGACCGTCCTGGGGCGGCAGCGGATGGGCGGCGCGTTCGCGCCGGACACCCCGCCGCACTGGATGGTGTACTTCACCGCCGCGCCCGAGATCGGCACCGACTCCGTCGCGTCCCGCGTCCTGGAGCTGGGCGGGCAGATCACCGTGGAGCCGTACGACACGCCGTTCGGCCGGATCACCGTGGTCGCCGACCACGTGGGCTCGGTGTTCTCGGTGATCGACCCGTCGCGCAGCTCGCCGCTGTCCGACGACGAGGTCGGCTCGGCGATCGACGACCCGTACGACGAGTGAGGCGGCCGTCCTAGGACGGCACGAACGTGTGCAGCAGCAGCCAGGCCACCACGGCCGACGGCAGCAGCGAGTCCATCCGGTCCATCAGGCCGCCGTGGCCGGGCAGCAGCGTGCCCATGTCCTTGATGCCCAGGTCGCGCTTGATCAGCGACTCGACCAGGTCGCCCGCGGTGGCCGTGACGACCAGCGCGGCGCCGAACACGACGCCCTGCCACCACTGGCCGTCGAGCATCACCCCGACGGTGAGCACGCCGCCGAGCGTGCCCGCCAGCAGCGAACCGCCGAAGCCCTCCCAGGACTTCTTCGGGCTGATGGCGGGCGCCATCGGGTGCCTGCCCAGGAGCACGCCCGCCACGTAGCCGCCGGTGTCGGACAGCACGACGCCGATCAGGAACGCCAGGACCCGGAACACACCGTCCTCGGGCACCACCAGCATCACCGCGAACGCCGCGAACACCGCCACGTACGCCACCGTGAAGATCGACGCGGTGACGTCGCGCAGGTAGCCGTCGGCGCCGTCCTTGAGCCGCCACAGCAGGCAGACCAGCATCGTCACGACGAACGCGCTGAGCACGCCGCCGCGCTCGAACGGCCAGGCCAGCCAGACGACGGCCTGCGAGCCGAGCAGCACGGGC
This region of Saccharothrix longispora genomic DNA includes:
- a CDS encoding PadR family transcriptional regulator encodes the protein MRFHHEHHGHRHGYLHQRDHGFGDPRGGGPGGGFGPFHPGPPAPPGPMGPPEPPGFFGHGRGRGRGGRQRKGNVRAAVLALLAERPMHGYEMIQEIGRRTDGLWRPSPGSVYPTLQLLADEGLVASTEEAGGKKLFTLTGSGQAEAAKLEGAPPWQQVNDELDLNAAKLRTASRHLGAAMQQMAHAGTREQQNRAVEVLNEARRRLYAILGELDVEEDDVDEG
- a CDS encoding aldo/keto reductase, which produces MENRNAGRFGRQVGVIGLGCWQLGADWGQVEESDALAVLHAAADTGVTFFDTADVYGDGRSETLVGKFLRERGDAGITVATKMGRRVEQVPGNYSRENFLAWNDRSRANLGVDTLDLVQLHCPPTPVYSTDEVFDTLDEMVEAERIAAYGVSVETVEEALTAIARPGVASVQVILNALRLKPLERVLPAAAEAGVAVIARVPLASGLLSGKYTASTTFGEDDHRNYNRNGDAFDVGETFSGVPFEVGLEAVERLRPLVPAGATLAQFALRWIVDQPGVTVVIPGARNAEQARANSAAADLPPLSPSAQDEVRAVYDSLIRPLVHDRW
- a CDS encoding class I SAM-dependent methyltransferase, which translates into the protein MKGLVRAALAAVRPADVLPSPNIWHWPEVYEVENRAQDAGGALWAALRGECDWAGRDVVDVGCGDGFHLPVFARDAASVVGVEPHPPLVRRARARVADVPGASVLAGPAQRLPLRDATADLVHARTAYFFGPGCEPGIREADRVLRPGGALAVVDLDGLAPPYGPWLCADEPRYDPVEVERFFAEQGFSLRRVRALWRFERREDLEAVLRIEFSAAVAERALAETPGLSFEVGYRLHVRRKPTGLVLP
- a CDS encoding VOC family protein — its product is MDLATTDLQASIDFYTGLFGWYYADSAGGTVAVVDGLPVAELVPASQPSAWTLYLGSPHARATAERAHALGGTVLGEPTEVSTVVVDPSGAAIGFRHVPPDWLFGTNGHGAYAWAELNTRDVQAADAFFHELCGYEITQIGDGQAVDYTLWAIEGETVLGRQRMGGAFAPDTPPHWMVYFTAAPEIGTDSVASRVLELGGQITVEPYDTPFGRITVVADHVGSVFSVIDPSRSSPLSDDEVGSAIDDPYDE
- a CDS encoding phosphatidate cytidylyltransferase, encoding MSGGGEQGAPGRSAPERGAPERGAPGRDAAVGGASPSRAGRNLPAAIGVGVGLGAVILVALFTVRQLFVVVVAVAVAVSVYELAGALKRGAGIRVALVPVLLGSQAVVWLAWPFERGGVLSAFVVTMLVCLLWRLKDGADGYLRDVTASIFTVAYVAVFAAFAVMLVVPEDGVFRVLAFLIGVVLSDTGGYVAGVLLGRHPMAPAISPKKSWEGFGGSLLAGTLGGVLTVGVMLDGQWWQGVVFGAALVVTATAGDLVESLIKRDLGIKDMGTLLPGHGGLMDRMDSLLPSAVVAWLLLHTFVPS